Below is a genomic region from Vicinamibacterales bacterium.
GGTAAGGAATTTAGATTCTAATGCACCAGTCCAGAGAGTTGAACCTTCCCCCCGACCAGCGGTAGACTCAAGCCGCAATCCGCACTTGCCCGTAGATTTTCGGTCTCCACATAAGTGCGAGTCCCCTTGGGGACGCCAACTTTGTGGAAAGCATTCTCACTCAATCGGCGGGGTCATTATGAAAGAACTTAATTATTTCATCATTCATAAAGTTGAGATCGTTTGAGTCGAATCCAGCTCCAGCTATGTGGCCCCACAGAGTAGGAATGATCCGCAACTCAACTCTTGGTATTTTCTGAGCCTCAGCTTTTAAAGCATCTATATGAAAATACATATCAGTCTCACTCGGCATATATAAAACTCTAGCCTTGATAGAGTTTAACGCTGCTGTGGCATTTCCATTAAAGCCCGGTGAGTTTCCAATATTATTATTCTGCCAAGTCCTTGCAAGAGCGATAAGATCATTGGCATCCCAAGTTAAAACACGCTCCTCGAACCAATCGATGACTTCTTCTGCAGAATTAAGCCCCATCTCCCTATAAAGTTCTTGCCTAAACCATTCTTGAGACCATCCCCAACTAGCCCAATGCGCTCCTCCAGCTCTTAGGCCCACTTCAGGAGGTTGTTTATAGTTCCCTTCCATAAACGCGCTATCAGCTTTAATCGCTGAAATAAACCCTTCTAATCGTATTTTTCCATGAGGGTATTCAACTGCTGATCCGGCTATTCCGACAATTGAATGAACAAACTCAGGATAACTAACGCCCCACTGGAAAGCTTGTTGAGCCCCCATAGAAAAACCTACAACAGCATGAATTTCTTCTACGCCAAACTTTTCTGTGACGAGCCGATATCCAGCTTTGACATTGTCCCTGATAGAGATCAAAGGGAAATTGGGCCCATTAAATGGTGCGGGCGTATTACTTGGAGAGCTTGATAAACCATTTTGAAACATGTCCGTTGCTACGATAAAGAATTTTTCTGGGTCTAGCGCCATCCCTTTTTTTATTAAGAAATCAAAACCATGATGGTCGCCTAGATATGCTGATGGAACGACTATCAGGTTATCTTTCTCTTCATTAAGTTTTCCATGAGTGACATAGGAAAGTTGTGCGTTCGTGAGGGTTGCTCCAGACTCTAATTGAAGATCGCCAAGATTAAACATTTTATGATTTCCATCTGCCAGTAGATGCGTGAAGGTCAAGCAAAACAGGAATAAGAATTTCCGTTTAATGTTCATATTTACTCGCACCCAATAGCAGGAAAG
It encodes:
- a CDS encoding alpha/beta fold hydrolase, which gives rise to MNIKRKFLFLFCLTFTHLLADGNHKMFNLGDLQLESGATLTNAQLSYVTHGKLNEEKDNLIVVPSAYLGDHHGFDFLIKKGMALDPEKFFIVATDMFQNGLSSSPSNTPAPFNGPNFPLISIRDNVKAGYRLVTEKFGVEEIHAVVGFSMGAQQAFQWGVSYPEFVHSIVGIAGSAVEYPHGKIRLEGFISAIKADSAFMEGNYKQPPEVGLRAGGAHWASWGWSQEWFRQELYREMGLNSAEEVIDWFEERVLTWDANDLIALARTWQNNNIGNSPGFNGNATAALNSIKARVLYMPSETDMYFHIDALKAEAQKIPRVELRIIPTLWGHIAGAGFDSNDLNFMNDEIIKFFHNDPAD